A genomic stretch from Microtus pennsylvanicus isolate mMicPen1 chromosome 11, mMicPen1.hap1, whole genome shotgun sequence includes:
- the Hrob gene encoding homologous recombination OB-fold protein, with translation MTCSFQKLFAVEEEFEDEDFLSAVESAENHLAGAPSGNAGHLSSRPQETLQAPSKLLPSYPTSSRQPVPGLCLPTSSLPQTTRDPVCPGAVSLRPISISSSSVGSQQRRTLTKVFQESTQPRPSATHSGLIFESHQQGIGGFEAPDQDEFDKTLASMELQGADLELELGVDTGATQTLPAQHHEDPVLAKKARVTDLSGSFQKDPIVRCRNPGLSLRPRATGSLPLPTASAVPHERGSPVTAPQPPQVGGRPIQNSPQNLPGRPFQSPRAWSSGTPRFPGPRRPHCSSAAFPRGPLPSRAPVSLVESPASTPRGASTPVPQPALQTPLVTNHLVQLVTATNRTPQQPSRSSIRAKTRRRFPGPAGLLPHQHSGKNLEEIMVATPQTPTHGALAKLQTEIVASSQGSVEEDFGRGPWLTMKSALGLDERDPSCFLYTYSIVMVLRKAALKQLPRNKVPNMAVMIKSLTRSTMDASVVFKDPTGEMLGTVHRVLLETHQNELKPGSVLLLKQIGVFSPSLRNHYLNVTPNNLVHIYSLDSGDSDCLEPPQPLPKNLGSFHGNLQPDVAAEPTQGLSTAQNSVVSPEEELPEADDLDGLLSELPEDFFSDPSWGCLKTGHPP, from the exons ATG acCTGTAGTTTTCAGAAGCTGTTTGCTGTGGAGGAGGAGTTTGAAGACGAG GACTTCTTATCTGCTGTGGAGAGTGCAGAGAACCACTTGGCTGGTGCGCCATCCGGGAATGCGGGACACCTGTCCTCCAGACCGCAGGAGACTCTACAGGCACCATCAAAACTATTGCCATCATACCCCACTTCTTCGAGACAGCCAGTCCCAGGACTCTGTCTCCCTACTTCCAGCCTTCCCCAGACCACCAGGGACCCAGTTTGTCCAGGAGCAGTGTCGTTAAGACCCATCTCGATTTCTAGCAGCAGCGTGGGCAGTCAGCAAAGAAGGACACTAACGAAGGTCTTCCAGGAGTCAACACAACCCCGGCCCTCGGCCACACACTCTGGGCTTATCTTTGAGAGCCATCAGCAGGGCATTGGTGGCTTTGAGGCACCCGATCAAGATGAGTTTGACAAGACCCTGGCAAGCATGGAGCTGCAGGGAGCTGACTTGGAGCTAGAACTTGGAGTTGACACTGGAGCCACCCAAACCCTGCCCGCACAGCACCATGAGGATCCGGTATTGGCGAAAAAAGCCAGAGTGACCGACCTGAGTGGCTCTTTCCAAAAGGATCCCATTGTCCGCTGCAGGAATCCAGGGCTTTCCTTGAGACCTCGAGCCACAGGCAGCCTTCCTCTCCCAACTGCCTCAGCAGTTCCCCATGAAAGAGGCTCCCCTGTTACTGCACCTCAGCCTCCCCAAGTAGGTGGGAGACCCATTCAAAACAGCCCACAGAATTTGCCTGGTCGGCCATTTCAGTCTCCCAGAGCCTGGTCAAGTGGCACACCCCGTTTTCCTGGACCTCGACGTCCTCACTGCAGCTCCGCAGCATTTCCTCGGGGACCCTTGCCTTCCCGAGCCCCAGTATCTTTGGTCGAATCTCCTGCCAGCACTCCCAGAGGTGCCTCCACCCCAGTTCCTCAGCCAGCTCTGCAGACACCTCTAGTCACCAACCACCTGGTTCAGCTTGTCACTGCTACCAACCGGACACCTCAGCAGCCCTCACGCTCCTCCATTCGAGCTAAGACTCGCCGCCGCTTCCCTGGCCCAGCGGGACTTCTGCCTCACCAG CATAGTGGGAAGAATTTGGAGGAGATCATGGTTGCCACACCCCAGACTCCAACTCATGGTGCTCTGGCTAAACTCCAGACTGAG ATTGTTGCTAGTTCCCAGGGATCAGTGGAAGAAGATTTTGGGCGAGGTCCCTGGCTCACCATGAAATCTGCTCTGGGCCTGGATGAGCGAGACCCCAGCTGCTTCCTCTACACCTACAGCATTGTCATGGTGCTGCGCAAG GCGGCCCTCAAGCAGCTCCCCAGGAACAAGGTCCCCAACATGGCAGTGATGATCAAGTCCTTGACTCGGAGCACAATGGACGCCAGTGTGGTTTTTAAGGATCCCACAG GGGAGATGCTTGGAACAGTGCACAGGGTTCTTCTGGAAACACACCAGAATGAGCTGAAGCCTGGCTCGGTGCTGTTGCTGAAGCAG atTGGAGTGTTCTCTCCTTCACTCAGAAACCACTACCTCAACGTGACACCCAACAACCTGGTCCATATTTACAGTCTAGATTCTGGGGACAGCGACTGCCTCGAGCCACCTCAGCCCTTGCCCAAG AATCTAGGAAGCTTCCATGGAAACCTCCAGCCTGATGTGGCTGCCGAGCCCACACAGGgcctcagcacagcacagaactCCGTGGTGTCTCCTGAGGAAGAGCTCCCAGAGGCAG ATGACCTGGATGGACTTCTGAGTGAACTCCCTGAGGACTTCTTCTCTGATCCCAGTTGGGGCTGTCTCAAGACAGGACACCCACCGTGA